Below is a window of Vibrio sp. SS-MA-C1-2 DNA.
TGGAATCATTGGACCAATAACGGATGAAGCCGCGGTTAAAGCCGAAGAAAACTCTTTGCTATAACCTTCTTTTTCCATCTGAGGGATAAAAACACGACCTAACGCTGAAGTATCTGCCACTGCAGAGCCAGAAATACCCGCAAACATCACTGAAGACCAGATATTTACTTGTGCAAGACCACCACGAAAATGACCAACAAGAGAGTTAGCAAAATCAATGATTCGACCAGTAATGCCGCTCTTATTCATTAACTCACCGGCTAGAACAAAAAGAGGAATTGCTAAAATGGAAAATGAATCTAGGCCGCTAAAAATGCGTTGTGAAATTAAACTAATAGAAATAGGGGTACTTGATACATAAAAGGACATTGCTAAGATGATACTAAAGACCAAAGGCAACCCAATAAATAGCATCGAACCCATTAGAAAAATAGAAGGCATCGTATTTCCTTATACATCGCTTTGAGAAAGAGAAAGTTTAGGGGCACGCTTATAGTTTGTGACGTGCTGTATGAGTTTCATTGATGACGCTAAACAAAGAGCAATACCACCAATAATTAATGCAGATTGGAAGTAGTACATATGGACACCAATTCCGGGTGATTCAATAAAACCACGCTTCATGACAAATAAATAACCAGAATAAATTAAGATAATTGAACTAGCAAAAACCGATAAATCGATAACAATCGCCAGTGCTTTTTTAATTACGGTTGATTTTAAATTGTCTAAAATAGCGAATTTGATATGTAGGTCCTCTAAATAACAGAGTGAGGTTGCAAACATAACACCATAAATCATTGAGTATTTGGAAAGTTCTTCACCCCATAAAATTGAGGTATTAAAAAAATAACGGCTAATTGTGGTGGTTAACATGATCATAAATAGAACAAATAATGAAGTTCCTGATAAAACCGCTAACACTCTTTTATATTGAGTAATCATTCTTTTCACTTCTTCTTGTTATTTGCCTATCTGCTTAAGTTAAGAAGATAGGCAAGATCTAGACTTTATTTTGATGCGATTTTTACTGCATTTAATGCGCTGTCAATCCATTGTTGATCAACTTGCTGACCTAACCACTTAATTACCGGTGGTTGAGTTTTTTCACGGAACTGTTCAAGTTCAGCAGGCGTTAAGGTTGTTACTTTCATCCCTTTTTCAGCCAAAATTTCAAGACCTTCAGCCGAGTTAACTTGTTGGATACCTCTTCCCACTGTACCTGCAATTTTAGCCGCTCGATCAATTATCAATCTATCTTGATCTGAAAGTGAAGCGTAGAAATCATCGTTCATTAATAAGAAGTCAGTACTATAAACATGACCGTCTAAGGTGATGAATTTTTGAAGTTCATAAAATTTATTAGCACTAATCACGCTAACTGGATTCTCTTGACCATCAATAACACCTGTAGTTAATGCAGCAGGGACTTCTGGGAAAGCGATAGGGGTTGGTTCAGCGTCTACTGCCTTTAACATTTCAACATAAAGAGGAGTTGTCATCACACGAATTTTTAACCCATTTAAATCTGCAGGTGTCTTAATTTCATGCTTTGAATTAGTGAAGTGACGGAAACCTGTTTCACCATAAGCTAATGTTCTTAAACCCGTTGTCTTAAGGCATTTTTCGCTAAGCTTTTGACCAAATTCGCCATCTAAAACATCCCAAGCAACGGGAGAAGAAGGGAATAAGTATGGGATTTCTAATACATTTGCTTCTTTACAAAGTTTAGAGAATGCACCTGATACCATGGTCATTGATAACATCCCCTCCTGAGTTGATTGTAATAACTCAGTTTCACCGCCTAACTGGCCTGATGGATAGATATTGACATTGATACGACCATTAGATTCTGCTTCAACTAAGTTCTTAAAGACTTGAGTCGCGGCTCCTTTTTTTGAGATTGTCCAATCCTGAGAGTCGACGTGAGCAAGAGTGATATCAATACTTGCACTCGCTTGAGTTGCAGAAAGAATACCGATTGTTAAAGGCAATGCTAAAGCTAACTTCTTTGTCTGTTTCATTTGAATCTCCTTTTCAATATGAGATGAACATTAACATTAAAAAAACAAATGTGTGTAATTCATATAGTGAAAGTATTATTCACTTTTTAGTAACAAGAGACAATGATAAAATTAAGGATTTATCACGTTGCTATTAAAAAACTCATATAATACAGGTGATTATTTTCTTTTGTGAGAATGTTTTACCTAATTATTTTATTCAAATAATGTAAAATAATATTTTTCAAATAACGTGCGTGTTGTCACATATTGATGACTTGAATCATGCGTGTTCTTTATTTGTTAATGGTAAGTGTTACTATTTGCAGGGTTCAACAGGACGTTGATAGTTATCGAAATTACGATGATATATAAATAGCAAGGAGAGTAAAAAATGAATAACAATTTTAATATTCCAAATCTTCGCCATTTAAGAGCCATTGTTGAGGTTGTTCATACAGGGAGTATAACTAAAGCCTCGGAGGTGGTTTTTTTGTCTCAGCCTGCAATTACTCAAGCCATTTCTAAATTAGAAAATAATATTAATTGTGAATTATTTGAACGCTTGACTGATGGTATGCATCCAACTAAACAAGGTAAGGCTTTCGCGTTTCGAATTGAGCGTGCTTTAGAGTTAATAAGTCAAGGGATCTCCCAATCTTTGAAAGCGGGTACTGGACAACGGAAAACGATTGTTCAACGTTATCTTTTTAATATAACAACAACTCAATTGAAGGCTTTGGTTGCGGTTTCTGACGGTCAGAGTTTTACAGAAGCAAGTCGAATTCTTGGGGTATCTCAATCATCTGTCTATCGGTCATCAAAAGATCTCGAATCTATTTTAGATATTACCTTATTTGAAAAAACCAGTACCGGAATCTCAATAAGTAAAGCCGGTAAATTTTTTGTTAAAGCGGTAAAGTTAGCATTTATTGAGATTAAGCAGGGGGTAGAAGAGGTCACTCTTTGTGACAACATTGTCTCAAGTGTGATTAATATAGGTTGTTTGCCTCTGGCTCGAACGTGTTTGTTACCCAAAACGGTTAATCAATTTCTTGATACCTGTCCCGATTGCTCAATCAACATAATAGATGGCCCATACAATAACTTACTTGATAAATTAAGAAATGGTGATATTGATATACTTATTGGTGCATTACGTTTTCCATCACCTTATACCGATATTCGACAAGAAACGTTATTCCAAGCTGAGAATAAGATTGTAGGTCGTTTTGATCACCCGTTATTAAGCCAGAAGTTAGTTATTGATGATCTGCAAAAAGCCAGTTGGGTTGTGTATGGTAAAAACAGTCCAGCCAGAAGTATGTTTGAAAGTATTTTTACTGAACAAGATCTTGAAATCCCGACTAGATTAATCGAAGCGAGCTCACAGGTACTTATCCGAGAAATTCTTCTTGGTAGTGACCGATTAGCACTTTTGTCTGAACATCAGATCGAACGTGAATTGAAAGATCAGCAGTTCGCGATTCTTCCATTTAATTCAGGAAAACAGGTAAGACCCATTGGTTTAACATTAAGAAAAAACTGGTATGCAACAGAAACACAGAATCAATTTCTTCAACAATTAAGAGTCAATGGTGTACAGCTATAAGCTAAAATATTGCATAACTTTTATCAAAATTGAATACCCTATTGTTTTATTTAATTATCTTGTTTTTATCGTAGCTGTTACTATTTTTTAAAGATTAAAACCAATTACTTTAAATGGATTTATAGGGATATGGCGACGTTAAACAGAGTAGCATTGATTGGATTTGATGATACTGCTAAATCATTTATGAATAACTGGCAGCAAAGCCTTCCTAAGGTCATCAGTGCTTATGATATCAAAACTGAATGCCCATCTACACGAGAAGCAATACTGCTACAGTATATTGAATATGGTGTTCAAGGTACCTTTGTACTCGAAGAGGCATTGAGTAGTGCTCAATTGATTTTTTCTTTTGTTCCTAATCTTCAAGCCATCGATATTGCCAAAGATTGCGCTCAGTATATTCATAAAAAGCAACTTTATTTAGATTGTAGTTCGACCTCTATGGTGGTGAAGAAACAAGCTGCACACTACTTTGAACGGACAGGGTTGAGTTATATTGATGTGGCTGTGATGCCGAAAAAAACAGCCAACAAGAAACCATTGAGCTTCTTATTTCTGGTGAAAAAGCAGAACAAGTAGCAGATCAATTGACTGAGCTTAACTTTGATGTAAACGTTGTTTCAAATATTGCAGGGAATGCGACTGAAATTAGAGAGCGGTGTCTTGCTATTGATCAAGGCGTGAAAGAGTTATCTTTAGCGTGTTTAGAATCGGCACAAAAGGCCGGTGTTGAAATGCATTTAAAACATTATTTAG
It encodes the following:
- a CDS encoding NAD(P)-binding domain-containing protein, whose protein sequence is MATLNRVALIGFDDTAKSFMNNWQQSLPKVISAYDIKTECPSTREAILLQYIEYGVQGTFVLEEALSSAQLIFSFVPNLQAIDIAKDCAQYIHKKQLYLDCSSTSMVVKKQAAHYFERTGLSYIDVAVMPKKTANKKPLSFLFLVKKQNK
- a CDS encoding LysR family transcriptional regulator, which gives rise to MNNNFNIPNLRHLRAIVEVVHTGSITKASEVVFLSQPAITQAISKLENNINCELFERLTDGMHPTKQGKAFAFRIERALELISQGISQSLKAGTGQRKTIVQRYLFNITTTQLKALVAVSDGQSFTEASRILGVSQSSVYRSSKDLESILDITLFEKTSTGISISKAGKFFVKAVKLAFIEIKQGVEEVTLCDNIVSSVINIGCLPLARTCLLPKTVNQFLDTCPDCSINIIDGPYNNLLDKLRNGDIDILIGALRFPSPYTDIRQETLFQAENKIVGRFDHPLLSQKLVIDDLQKASWVVYGKNSPARSMFESIFTEQDLEIPTRLIEASSQVLIREILLGSDRLALLSEHQIERELKDQQFAILPFNSGKQVRPIGLTLRKNWYATETQNQFLQQLRVNGVQL
- a CDS encoding TRAP transporter small permease, yielding MITQYKRVLAVLSGTSLFVLFMIMLTTTISRYFFNTSILWGEELSKYSMIYGVMFATSLCYLEDLHIKFAILDNLKSTVIKKALAIVIDLSVFASSIILIYSGYLFVMKRGFIESPGIGVHMYYFQSALIIGGIALCLASSMKLIQHVTNYKRAPKLSLSQSDV
- a CDS encoding DctP family TRAP transporter solute-binding subunit, producing the protein MKQTKKLALALPLTIGILSATQASASIDITLAHVDSQDWTISKKGAATQVFKNLVEAESNGRINVNIYPSGQLGGETELLQSTQEGMLSMTMVSGAFSKLCKEANVLEIPYLFPSSPVAWDVLDGEFGQKLSEKCLKTTGLRTLAYGETGFRHFTNSKHEIKTPADLNGLKIRVMTTPLYVEMLKAVDAEPTPIAFPEVPAALTTGVIDGQENPVSVISANKFYELQKFITLDGHVYSTDFLLMNDDFYASLSDQDRLIIDRAAKIAGTVGRGIQQVNSAEGLEILAEKGMKVTTLTPAELEQFREKTQPPVIKWLGQQVDQQWIDSALNAVKIASK